A single genomic interval of Nocardioides nitrophenolicus harbors:
- a CDS encoding ELWxxDGT repeat protein encodes MSKGQRAAQDRSRERRAIAKARRRRLRKAAARSGAAATVAALAWGGLVLPPATAADGDPVLVADIAPGAGDSFEDWDMSASAALGEILLFAADDGVHGRELWRTDGTAAGTRMVKDLAPGADGSWPGAFVTFGDVVYFSARSAPGTEDGLWRTDGTAAGTTLVVPDAGVGEMYAWRGRLYFEGYDEAHGSELWSSDGTPAGTALLKDLNTRTETYEGTTHPESSSPFSFTALGDRLYFAADDGDQTELWATDGTAAGTRPVVDHPPEDFFHARRLAAVGDTLFFSGYDTNGEELWRSDGTPAGTRMVVDLAPGSDPMYGPNKTRPNNLTAFGQALYFEAFGSLWTSDGTAQGTIRVTDADTVDDIADEYGDLIATEHALYFSGHDDDHGYELWRSDGTSAGTALVQDIYPGTSPRYGREYPNSSQAHVLGRTPTRLYFTADDGSHGRELWSLSLADVPTTPGTPGTPTTPPSGAPTPSACAPATAAATTAQAEVAKAKKRLAKAKKAHRAAAVKAAKRKLRKAKKAAAAAAAAQAAACG; translated from the coding sequence GTGAGCAAGGGACAGCGTGCGGCACAGGACCGGAGCCGGGAACGGCGAGCGATCGCGAAGGCCCGGCGCCGACGCCTGCGCAAGGCGGCGGCCCGGTCCGGCGCCGCGGCGACGGTGGCCGCCCTCGCCTGGGGTGGGCTGGTCCTCCCGCCGGCCACCGCGGCCGACGGCGATCCGGTGCTGGTCGCGGACATCGCGCCCGGTGCGGGGGACTCCTTCGAGGACTGGGACATGAGCGCCTCCGCCGCCCTGGGGGAGATACTCCTCTTCGCCGCCGACGACGGCGTGCACGGTCGCGAGCTGTGGCGCACCGACGGCACGGCCGCGGGCACCCGGATGGTGAAGGACCTCGCTCCCGGGGCCGACGGATCCTGGCCCGGCGCGTTCGTCACCTTCGGCGACGTCGTCTACTTCTCCGCCCGGTCGGCACCCGGCACCGAGGACGGGCTGTGGCGGACCGACGGGACCGCCGCGGGCACCACGCTCGTCGTCCCGGATGCCGGCGTTGGGGAGATGTATGCCTGGCGCGGCCGCCTCTACTTCGAGGGCTACGACGAGGCACACGGTAGCGAGCTGTGGTCCAGCGACGGCACGCCCGCCGGGACCGCGCTGCTCAAGGACCTGAATACGCGGACCGAGACCTACGAGGGCACGACCCACCCGGAGAGCTCGTCGCCGTTCAGCTTCACCGCGCTCGGCGACCGGCTCTACTTCGCCGCCGACGACGGCGACCAGACCGAGCTGTGGGCGACTGACGGCACCGCCGCGGGGACCCGACCGGTCGTCGACCATCCCCCGGAGGACTTCTTCCACGCCCGGCGGCTGGCCGCCGTGGGCGACACCCTGTTCTTCAGCGGCTACGACACCAACGGTGAAGAGCTCTGGCGCAGCGACGGCACCCCCGCCGGTACCCGGATGGTCGTCGACCTCGCGCCGGGCAGCGACCCGATGTACGGGCCCAACAAGACCCGGCCGAACAACCTGACCGCGTTCGGCCAGGCCCTGTACTTCGAAGCCTTCGGCTCCCTGTGGACCTCCGACGGCACCGCGCAGGGCACGATTCGGGTGACCGACGCGGACACCGTCGACGACATCGCCGACGAGTACGGCGACCTGATCGCCACCGAGCACGCCCTGTACTTCTCGGGCCACGACGACGACCACGGCTACGAGCTGTGGCGCAGCGACGGCACCTCGGCCGGCACGGCACTGGTCCAGGACATCTACCCCGGCACCTCTCCCCGCTACGGCCGGGAGTACCCCAACAGCTCCCAGGCCCATGTCCTGGGGCGCACGCCGACCCGGCTGTACTTCACCGCCGACGACGGCAGCCACGGCCGGGAGCTCTGGTCGCTGTCCCTGGCCGATGTGCCCACCACGCCGGGCACCCCGGGCACCCCCACCACTCCGCCGTCAGGTGCGCCGACCCCCTCGGCGTGCGCCCCCGCCACCGCGGCCGCCACCACCGCCCAGGCCGAGGTGGCCAAGGCCAAGAAGCGGCTGGCCAAGGCCAAGAAGGCGCACCGCGCGGCGGCGGTCAAGGCCGCGAAGAGGAAGCTGAGGAAGGCAAAGAAGGCCGCTGCCGCCGCAGCCGCCGCGCAGGCGGCCGCCTGCGGCTGA
- a CDS encoding response regulator transcription factor, translating into MDDDAAASRVLAVMDGLAADRLVESGPPDRSPGASAVAAYGLLFAARFDEALARVAMSEGHSPYQRAVRRQVEALCSATISDSLDTHGADPATLGGAMAVFHTCEAAHVVGALRECERLASEALQLGVRDRRVRTWLRLALVRGLLFQGEIARATDELDLAAADATTPVAEQAVRCLRALVAGLRGDTEAVVSVAEQMRALIVAPATYADSGLALVGAFGLASCGYPAAAAELLRYGSGGAGLPLLPPALRAYGYDLLVEAAIAGGNLELAEWILADFDRLALGDNAQMIAAREAAHARHRVACGEVEAGLRRASAAAGRAAGVSSHLIGVRAVLAAAQAGTNGVGAIAEADVARLMVDVAGDDLRDWLVRALARSGRRPRPLPGVGWDRLTPTQTVVARLAARGLRNQEIAELLVVSPRTVEVHVAAVLDVLGVTSRVGIVGAARPAAVLDQTVLDRLTPRQRQVAAALTAGRSNAEIALELSLGVKTVEKHVSAVLRSLRVSSRAAAAARLLGVDE; encoded by the coding sequence ATGGACGACGACGCGGCGGCCAGCCGGGTTCTCGCGGTGATGGACGGTCTCGCCGCCGACCGGCTGGTCGAGTCGGGCCCGCCGGACAGGTCGCCGGGTGCATCGGCTGTTGCGGCCTACGGCCTTCTCTTCGCTGCGCGGTTCGACGAGGCGCTCGCCAGGGTGGCGATGTCGGAGGGCCACTCGCCCTACCAGCGCGCCGTGCGGCGCCAGGTCGAAGCGCTCTGTTCCGCCACGATCAGCGACTCCCTCGACACGCACGGCGCCGATCCGGCGACCTTGGGCGGGGCAATGGCGGTGTTTCACACCTGCGAGGCCGCGCACGTCGTGGGAGCTCTGCGCGAGTGCGAGCGGCTCGCGTCGGAGGCCCTCCAGTTGGGCGTCCGTGATCGACGGGTGCGGACGTGGTTGAGGCTGGCACTCGTCCGTGGGCTGCTGTTCCAGGGGGAGATCGCCCGGGCGACCGACGAGCTGGACCTCGCCGCGGCGGACGCGACGACTCCGGTCGCTGAGCAGGCGGTGCGCTGTCTGCGTGCTCTCGTCGCGGGCCTTCGCGGCGACACCGAGGCCGTGGTCTCGGTGGCCGAGCAGATGCGCGCGCTGATCGTCGCCCCCGCCACGTACGCCGACAGTGGGCTCGCGCTCGTGGGCGCCTTCGGTCTGGCGTCGTGTGGGTACCCGGCCGCTGCTGCGGAGCTCCTGCGGTACGGCAGCGGCGGTGCCGGCCTACCGCTCCTGCCGCCTGCACTGCGCGCCTACGGCTACGACCTGCTCGTCGAGGCAGCGATCGCCGGGGGGAACCTGGAGCTCGCGGAGTGGATTCTCGCGGACTTCGACCGCCTCGCCCTCGGGGACAACGCTCAGATGATCGCCGCCAGAGAGGCCGCGCACGCTCGGCACCGGGTCGCCTGTGGCGAGGTCGAGGCAGGCCTGCGGCGTGCTTCGGCGGCAGCCGGTCGGGCGGCGGGCGTGAGCAGTCATCTGATAGGTGTCCGGGCCGTGCTGGCGGCGGCGCAGGCCGGGACGAACGGAGTCGGGGCGATCGCCGAGGCGGACGTCGCCCGGCTGATGGTCGACGTGGCGGGGGACGACCTGCGCGACTGGCTGGTCCGCGCGCTCGCCCGATCGGGGCGGCGACCACGACCTCTTCCCGGTGTCGGCTGGGACCGGCTCACTCCCACCCAGACCGTGGTCGCGCGGCTGGCCGCGCGCGGCTTGCGCAACCAGGAGATCGCCGAGCTGTTGGTGGTCTCCCCCCGCACCGTCGAGGTACATGTCGCGGCGGTTCTCGACGTGCTCGGCGTGACGAGCCGGGTCGGCATCGTCGGTGCCGCTCGTCCGGCTGCCGTCCTCGACCAGACCGTGCTGGACCGGCTGACGCCGCGTCAGAGGCAGGTGGCAGCGGCGCTGACCGCCGGTCGCTCGAACGCCGAGATCGCGCTGGAGCTGAGCCTGGGCGTCAAGACCGTCGAGAAGCATGTGTCGGCGGTCCTGCGTTCCCTCCGGGTCAGCTCGCGAGCCGCCGCCGCGGCCCGCCTGCTCGGCGTCGACGAGTAG
- a CDS encoding Na+/H+ antiporter, protein MEIALLLVAIAATVLAVTAISERAEIPAPLTLVVVGVAASYVPGVPELRLEPEVVLLGLLPPLLYSAAVNTSLVDFNANRRPILLLSVGLVAFTTVGVAAVVRLVIPDIEWPLALAIGAVVAPPDAVAATAIGRRIGLPRRIVTILEGESLFNDASALVALRAAVTAIGTTVTAWQVGRDFVIAAGGGVAVGALAFVVVGFLRKKITDPLMDTAISLVIPFAAYILAEEIHASGVVAVVVAGLALGHVAPVLQTAQSRIAERMNWRTIAYVLENTVFLLIGLQADWLLGEVGDSEFGVGTIVTACVAAFVAVVVLRMLWVFAGQAFLLRHGPDPVTGEQRSWRYSFLIGWAGMRGVVTLAAAFTVPEDTAHREVLLIVAFTVVAGTLLGQGLTLPLLARRLRVPAPDPHDDALARATLLQQAAKAGIHRLDELAADCDDPHQVRALIIQRIEQRNFAAWERLGTTEGEESPSDLYSRWRGDMIEAERRRVLEIRSTGSVPSEIVSEVLAMLDVEESMLDAAEADRAELRNSTRIQRNDGCEHLASTPLLDPPDELVCARCLAEGTRWVALRMCLTCGEVGCCDSSPSRHATAHFRETQHPVMRSVEPDEDWRWCYVHHQTG, encoded by the coding sequence GTGGAGATCGCCCTCCTGCTCGTGGCCATCGCGGCCACGGTGCTCGCCGTCACCGCGATCTCGGAGCGGGCCGAGATCCCGGCGCCGCTGACCCTGGTCGTGGTGGGGGTCGCGGCGTCGTACGTCCCGGGCGTGCCGGAGCTGCGGCTCGAGCCCGAGGTGGTGCTGCTCGGGCTGCTGCCGCCGCTGCTGTACTCCGCCGCGGTCAACACCTCCCTGGTCGACTTCAACGCCAACCGCCGGCCGATCCTGCTGCTGTCGGTCGGGCTGGTCGCGTTCACGACGGTCGGCGTCGCCGCTGTGGTCCGCCTGGTCATCCCCGACATCGAGTGGCCGCTGGCGCTCGCGATCGGCGCCGTGGTCGCGCCGCCCGACGCCGTCGCGGCCACCGCGATCGGGCGCCGGATCGGCCTGCCGCGCCGGATCGTCACCATCCTCGAGGGCGAGTCGCTGTTCAACGACGCGAGCGCGCTGGTCGCGCTGCGCGCCGCCGTCACCGCGATCGGTACGACGGTCACCGCCTGGCAGGTCGGGCGCGACTTCGTGATCGCCGCCGGAGGTGGCGTGGCGGTCGGCGCGCTGGCCTTCGTGGTCGTCGGCTTCCTGCGCAAGAAGATCACCGACCCGCTGATGGACACCGCGATCTCGCTGGTGATCCCGTTCGCGGCGTACATCCTGGCCGAGGAGATCCACGCCTCCGGCGTGGTCGCGGTCGTGGTCGCCGGTCTCGCGCTCGGGCACGTCGCGCCGGTGCTGCAGACCGCGCAGTCGCGGATCGCGGAGCGGATGAACTGGCGCACCATCGCCTACGTCCTCGAGAACACCGTCTTCCTGCTCATCGGGCTGCAGGCCGACTGGCTGCTGGGCGAGGTGGGGGACAGCGAGTTCGGCGTCGGCACCATCGTGACGGCCTGCGTCGCCGCGTTCGTCGCGGTCGTGGTGCTGCGGATGCTGTGGGTCTTCGCCGGCCAGGCCTTCCTGCTGCGGCACGGCCCGGACCCGGTGACCGGCGAGCAGCGCTCGTGGCGCTATTCGTTCCTCATCGGCTGGGCCGGTATGCGCGGCGTGGTGACCCTGGCCGCCGCCTTCACCGTCCCCGAGGACACCGCCCACCGCGAGGTGCTGCTCATCGTCGCGTTCACCGTCGTGGCCGGCACCCTGCTCGGTCAGGGGCTGACCCTGCCGCTCCTCGCGCGCCGGCTGCGGGTGCCCGCACCCGACCCGCACGACGACGCCCTGGCCCGCGCCACCCTGCTCCAGCAGGCGGCCAAGGCCGGCATCCACCGCCTCGACGAGCTGGCCGCCGACTGCGACGACCCGCACCAGGTCCGGGCGCTCATCATCCAGCGCATCGAGCAGCGCAACTTCGCCGCCTGGGAGCGGCTCGGGACGACCGAGGGCGAGGAGAGCCCCAGCGACCTGTACTCCCGCTGGCGCGGCGACATGATCGAGGCCGAGCGTCGCCGGGTGCTGGAGATCCGGTCCACCGGGTCGGTGCCGTCGGAGATCGTCAGCGAGGTGCTGGCCATGCTCGACGTCGAGGAGTCGATGCTCGACGCGGCCGAGGCGGACCGCGCCGAGCTGCGCAACAGCACCCGCATCCAGCGCAACGACGGCTGCGAGCACCTCGCGAGCACGCCGCTCCTCGACCCGCCCGACGAGCTGGTCTGCGCACGCTGTCTCGCCGAGGGCACCCGCTGGGTGGCCCTGCGGATGTGCCTGACCTGCGGCGAGGTCGGCTGCTGCGACTCCTCCCCGAGCCGCCACGCCACCGCCCACTTCCGCGAGACCCAGCATCCGGTGATGCGCTCGGTCGAGCCCGACGAGGACTGGCGCTGGTGCTACGTCCACCACCAGACCGGCTGA
- a CDS encoding ELWxxDGT repeat protein — translation MSMGQRQAREKSIQRRAAKKAERKLRRRRLRSAGARSGAAVAVTALGLSGLGMAPALAASTDPHPVADIRPGPDGSDPGDKAALGGSVLFAATTPGKGTELWKSDGTAAGTVLVKDIYPGTSSYTYNGHTYTDDNSSWPRDFVAMGGNVYFTAFDEAHGRELWKSDGTATGTVLVKDVNPGSAGSTYSGYGEYGSGGTSLAVIGNTLYFAAYEGEHGQELWASNGTTGGTALLKDITPGTRSETYTDDDGVEHTYTYPNSSSLDGFAAAGTMLFFSNWDETNGRELWKSSGTSAGTAFVKDIYPGTTTETDTYVDDDGVEHTYSYTFANSADPRAVGAIGNTLYFSATDGTNGRELWKSDGSSAGTSLVKDIYPGTSTYTYVDDDGIEQTVTETNQSSPTALASAGSTFFFSARDEAHGRELWKSDGTTGGTVLVKDVSPGPRSGTYSYGQGAGSGAMVGSTLYFSGRDQANGAELWSSDGTTGGTALVEDLFPGTYSYTDNGHTYTYPNSGGPGSFAATGSILFFSADDAARGRELWVIGVDEPATGGGGGGGGAGTPAVNPACAPATTASANAASAVAKAKAKLKKAKKSHNAAKIKKAKAKLKKAKKAATAAAANQSASCA, via the coding sequence ATGAGCATGGGCCAGCGCCAGGCACGCGAGAAGTCGATCCAGCGGCGAGCGGCGAAGAAGGCCGAGCGCAAGCTGCGCCGGCGTCGGCTGCGCAGCGCCGGCGCCCGCTCCGGCGCCGCCGTCGCCGTGACCGCTCTGGGCCTGTCCGGACTCGGCATGGCGCCCGCCCTCGCCGCCTCGACCGACCCGCACCCGGTGGCCGACATCCGGCCCGGTCCCGATGGCAGCGACCCCGGTGACAAGGCGGCGCTCGGCGGCTCGGTGCTCTTCGCGGCCACCACGCCCGGCAAGGGCACCGAACTGTGGAAGTCGGACGGCACCGCCGCCGGCACCGTCCTGGTCAAGGACATCTACCCGGGCACCTCGTCGTACACCTACAACGGGCACACCTACACCGACGACAACAGCTCGTGGCCCCGCGACTTCGTCGCGATGGGGGGCAATGTCTACTTCACCGCCTTCGACGAGGCGCACGGGCGTGAGCTGTGGAAGTCCGACGGGACGGCCACCGGCACCGTCCTGGTGAAGGACGTCAATCCGGGCAGCGCGGGCTCGACGTACTCCGGGTACGGCGAGTACGGCTCCGGCGGCACCAGCCTCGCCGTCATCGGGAACACCCTCTACTTCGCCGCCTACGAGGGCGAGCACGGCCAAGAGCTGTGGGCGTCCAACGGCACCACGGGCGGCACCGCGCTCCTCAAGGACATCACCCCGGGGACCAGGTCCGAGACCTACACCGACGACGACGGCGTCGAGCACACCTACACCTACCCGAACAGCTCGAGCCTGGACGGCTTCGCCGCGGCCGGCACCATGCTCTTCTTCTCCAACTGGGACGAGACCAACGGTCGGGAGCTGTGGAAGTCATCCGGCACGTCGGCCGGGACCGCGTTCGTCAAGGACATCTACCCCGGCACCACCACCGAGACGGACACCTACGTCGATGACGACGGCGTCGAGCACACCTACTCGTACACCTTCGCCAACAGCGCGGACCCCCGGGCGGTCGGCGCGATCGGCAACACGCTCTACTTCTCCGCGACCGACGGGACCAACGGCCGGGAGCTGTGGAAGTCCGATGGCAGCTCCGCCGGCACCTCGCTGGTCAAGGACATCTATCCCGGGACCTCGACGTACACCTACGTCGACGACGACGGCATCGAGCAGACGGTGACCGAGACGAACCAGTCCTCACCCACGGCTCTGGCCTCGGCGGGCTCTACCTTCTTCTTCTCCGCGCGTGACGAGGCCCACGGCCGCGAGCTGTGGAAGTCCGATGGGACGACGGGTGGCACCGTGCTCGTCAAGGACGTCTCCCCCGGCCCGCGCAGCGGCACGTACTCCTACGGCCAGGGAGCCGGCTCCGGCGCGATGGTCGGCAGCACGCTCTACTTCTCCGGGCGCGACCAGGCCAATGGCGCGGAGCTGTGGTCCTCCGACGGGACCACCGGCGGCACCGCGCTGGTCGAGGACCTGTTCCCGGGCACCTACTCCTACACCGACAACGGGCACACCTACACCTACCCGAACTCGGGCGGGCCGGGCAGCTTCGCCGCGACGGGGAGCATCCTGTTCTTCTCCGCCGACGACGCTGCTCGTGGCCGCGAGCTCTGGGTGATCGGCGTGGACGAGCCCGCGACCGGTGGCGGCGGTGGCGGCGGTGGTGCGGGGACGCCCGCCGTGAACCCGGCCTGCGCGCCCGCGACCACAGCCTCCGCGAACGCCGCCTCGGCCGTGGCCAAGGCCAAGGCCAAGCTCAAGAAGGCCAAGAAGTCCCACAACGCGGCCAAGATCAAGAAGGCGAAGGCCAAGCTCAAGAAGGCCAAGAAGGCGGCGACGGCGGCGGCCGCCAACCAGTCCGCGTCCTGCGCCTGA